A genomic segment from Nocardiopsis sp. Huas11 encodes:
- a CDS encoding YihY/virulence factor BrkB family protein, giving the protein MAAALDRAKDGARHYRNLSMDAYWRLRRRRPAMDHVVRAYERYADRNGTQLAGAVTYFAFLSFFPLLALAFAVVGYLASMDVELTGTLEEGLDGVLPGLSEQLPMDQIAQARVGAGVLGLLGLLYAGLNSVASLREALHSIWLKSVKEGPNVLLRKAGDLLVMLGLGLALLLTVSFTSVGQAATTWLLSLVGLDGSVWANLLLRLLALAVAVSMNMVLFMLVFALLSGSGRPTRMMWRGALLGAVGFEVLKAVAAVLLAGTLSNPVYASFAVLVGLLVWINLVMRLVMFSAAWTATWLPMPPPYTGSLPLPGENGLDWSRPAFAPRAPASALARRRVDQRIVAGLAAAAGAAGVGGAVAGLMRRMRRRDG; this is encoded by the coding sequence ATGGCGGCAGCGCTGGACAGGGCGAAGGACGGGGCACGGCACTACCGGAACCTGTCGATGGACGCGTACTGGCGGCTGAGGCGGCGCCGCCCAGCGATGGACCACGTGGTGCGCGCCTACGAGCGCTACGCGGACCGCAACGGCACCCAGCTCGCGGGAGCGGTCACCTACTTCGCCTTCCTCTCCTTCTTCCCGCTCCTCGCCCTGGCCTTCGCCGTGGTCGGCTACCTGGCCTCGATGGACGTCGAGCTCACCGGGACCTTGGAGGAAGGGCTGGACGGCGTCCTGCCGGGGCTGTCGGAGCAGTTGCCCATGGACCAGATCGCCCAGGCTCGCGTGGGCGCCGGAGTCCTCGGTCTGCTCGGTCTGCTCTACGCGGGCCTGAACTCGGTGGCGTCGCTGCGCGAGGCGCTGCACTCGATCTGGCTCAAGAGCGTCAAGGAGGGCCCGAACGTCCTCCTGCGCAAGGCGGGCGACCTGCTGGTGATGCTGGGGCTGGGTCTGGCGCTCCTGCTCACCGTGTCCTTCACCAGCGTCGGGCAGGCGGCCACCACCTGGCTGCTGTCCCTGGTGGGCCTGGACGGCTCGGTGTGGGCCAACCTGCTGCTGCGCCTGCTGGCGCTGGCCGTCGCGGTGTCGATGAACATGGTGCTGTTCATGCTGGTGTTCGCGCTGCTGTCGGGCAGCGGGCGGCCGACGCGGATGATGTGGCGGGGAGCGCTGCTCGGCGCGGTGGGCTTCGAGGTGCTCAAGGCCGTCGCGGCGGTGCTGCTCGCCGGGACTCTCAGCAACCCGGTCTACGCGTCGTTCGCGGTGCTCGTCGGACTGCTGGTGTGGATCAACCTGGTGATGCGCCTGGTGATGTTCAGCGCGGCCTGGACGGCCACCTGGCTGCCGATGCCGCCGCCCTACACCGGGTCGCTGCCCCTGCCGGGGGAGAACGGTCTGGACTGGTCCAGACCGGCCTTCGCGCCGCGGGCGCCGGCGTCCGCGCTCGCGCGGCGCCGCGTCGACCAGCGGATC
- a CDS encoding galactokinase family protein, giving the protein MGGAGARLRAVLGVRSAGPLGEWSDQPPDPDALAKEYQRRYGDAPAGVWRAPGRLALMGEHTGAAAGPALYAALPWGVTAAVGQAPDAGVHVATPLGAVRPREAVARAVAGAVADARRSGSLAAETGVRVVLDADLPEHASLGRTAAAGSAVALALADMGGDPPPEGAEADGRVAMVARPGCVVRVNPQRMTSTVLPFDLAADGLRLLVIDTGALPRRDPRPAREAELARAQEVLGPLRAVRDLPAALRELRDPVLRTRVEYAVTETHRLNAAVGLLRAGRAAEVGPVLTASHLSLRRFDLPTPEVDLAAETASRAGARGVRMSGWRGTALALAAEDRVERITDALAKAFTDQGRVAPRVRAAVPSAGAHRLR; this is encoded by the coding sequence GTGGGGGGCGCGGGGGCGCGGTTGCGTGCTGTGTTGGGGGTGCGGTCGGCGGGGCCGCTCGGCGAGTGGTCGGACCAGCCCCCCGACCCGGACGCACTGGCGAAGGAGTACCAGCGGCGGTACGGCGACGCGCCCGCGGGGGTGTGGCGCGCGCCGGGCCGGCTGGCGCTGATGGGCGAGCACACGGGGGCCGCGGCCGGGCCGGCCCTGTACGCCGCCCTCCCCTGGGGTGTGACGGCCGCGGTCGGCCAGGCGCCGGACGCGGGCGTGCACGTGGCGACGCCCCTGGGCGCCGTGCGGCCCAGGGAGGCCGTGGCACGGGCCGTGGCGGGGGCCGTGGCCGACGCGCGCCGCAGCGGCTCCCTGGCGGCCGAGACGGGCGTCCGGGTGGTCCTGGACGCCGACCTGCCCGAGCACGCCTCCCTGGGGCGCACGGCCGCCGCGGGCAGCGCGGTGGCCCTGGCCCTGGCCGACATGGGCGGCGACCCTCCGCCCGAGGGCGCCGAGGCGGACGGACGGGTGGCCATGGTCGCCCGGCCCGGCTGCGTGGTGCGCGTCAACCCCCAGAGGATGACGTCCACGGTCCTGCCCTTCGACCTGGCCGCCGACGGGCTGCGGCTGCTCGTCATCGACACCGGCGCCCTGCCCCGCCGGGATCCGCGCCCCGCCCGCGAGGCGGAGCTGGCGCGGGCGCAGGAGGTCCTGGGCCCGCTGCGCGCGGTCCGGGACCTGCCCGCGGCGCTGCGCGAGCTGCGCGACCCGGTCCTGCGCACCCGGGTGGAGTACGCGGTCACCGAGACGCACCGGCTCAACGCGGCGGTGGGCCTGCTGCGCGCGGGCCGCGCCGCCGAGGTCGGACCGGTGCTGACGGCCTCGCACCTGTCGCTGCGCCGGTTCGACCTGCCCACGCCGGAGGTGGACCTGGCCGCGGAGACCGCGTCCCGGGCGGGGGCCCGCGGTGTCCGGATGTCCGGGTGGCGGGGCACGGCCCTGGCCCTGGCCGCCGAGGACCGCGTCGAGCGGATCACCGACGCCCTCGCCAAGGCCTTCACCGACCAGGGCCGGGTGGCGCCCCGCGTGCGCGCGGCCGTCCCCTCGGCCGGTGCCCACCG